In Oryza glaberrima chromosome 8, OglaRS2, whole genome shotgun sequence, the following are encoded in one genomic region:
- the LOC127782339 gene encoding uncharacterized protein LOC127782339: MATPYHVQSPRSILLKMIATKQQPPALPPPPPPPKLILQPRQRTSPAMWCAAIVCFAFSLLLIAAGAVILVVFLAVRPRAPSFDAAGATLNAVYVGSTSPAPYVNGDMTVAANVSNPNQKMDVVFRSAAVELFFGGRRMAAQALPAPFVQRRGQSQIISVHMVSSQVALPPELAVAMVNQVRSNRVVYTIRGTFKVQAKLWFWHYTYSMSALCDLELTAPPCGVLVARRCITR; the protein is encoded by the coding sequence ATGGCGACTCCTTACCATGTCCAGTCTCCAAGAAGCATCCTACTGAAGATGATTGCCACGaagcagcagccgccggcgctgccgccgccgccgccgccgccgaagctgaTCCTGCAGCCGAGGCAGCGGACGTCGCCGGCGATGTGGTGCGCGGCGATCGTGTGCTTCGCCTTCAGCCTCCTCCtgatcgccgccggcgcggtgaTCCTCGTCGTGTTCCTGGCGGTGAGGCCCCGGGCGCCGTCGTTCGACGCCGCGGGCGCCACCCTGAACGCCGTCTACGTCGGctcaacctcgccggcgccgtacgTGAACGGCGACATGACGGTGGCAGCGAACGTGTCCAACCCCAACCAGAAGATGGACGTGGTGTTCCGGTCGGCCGCCGTGGAGCTCTTCTtcggcgggcggcggatggcggcgcaGGCGCTGCCGGCGCCGTTCGTGCAGCGGCGGGGGCAGTCGCAGATCATCAGCGTGCACATGGTGTCCAGCCAGgtggcgctgccgccggagctcgccgtggCGATGGTGAACCAGGTGAGGAGCAACAGGGTGGTGTACACCATCAGGGGCACGTTCAAGGTGCAGGCCAAGCTCTGGTTCTGGCACTACACCTACTCGATGTCGGCGCTCTGTGACCTGGAGCTCACTGCTCCTCCCTGTGGTGTTCTTGTTGCTAGGAGATGCATCACAAGGtga
- the LOC127782632 gene encoding agamous-like MADS-box protein AGL66 codes for MGRVKLPIKRIENTTNRQVTFSKRRNGLIKKAYELSVLCDIDVALLMFSPSGRLSHFSGRRGVEDVILRYMNLSEHDRGEAIQNREYLISMLQRLKRESDMATQLANPGALNEKIEEIQQEIYSSQQQLQITEDRLRMFEPDPAAFGTSSEVDGCEKYLMELLTRVVERKNNLLSSHMAPFDATTAAMQGADGTQMYVSQADGLATFGGDAAMWGPDGGADPGHPMFSASDPLIYLRDHDVFDANSQVAGLHGGDPCAAGGAAAAAAAVGCVDDDVAGGHAAAADAWRQAYTCTELLSTLIPTTPFPLMPHCLGPEDQYLSMEHGMVAAAQEPVEASTASCSYVPSDENSGTPVMAYDSNPPPANIA; via the exons ATGGGGAGGGTGAAGCTGCCGATCAAGAGGATCGAGAACACGACGAACAGGCAGGTGACGTTCTCGAAGCGGCGGAACGGGCTGATCAAGAAGGCGTACGAGCTGTCCGTGCTCTGCGACATCGACGTCGCCCTCCTCATGTTCTCCCCCTCCGGCCGCCTCAGCCActtctccggccgccgcgg GGTGGAGGACGTGATTCTCCGGTACATGAACCTCTCGGAGCACGACAGGGGAGA AGCCATCCAGAATCGGGAG TATCTCATCAGCATGCTTCAGCGGCTCAAGCGAGAGAGCGACATGGCGACACAATTAGCAAA CCCAGGTGCCCTGAATGAGAAAATAGAG GAGATTCAGCAAGAGATATATTCTTCCCAGCAACAGCTGCAAATCACCGAGGACCGCCTTAG GATGTTCGAGCCAGATCCTGCGGCGTTCGGCACATCCAGCGAGGTCGACGGATGCGAGAAGTATCTCATGGAATTGCTGACCCGAGTCGTCGAAAGGAAG AACAACTTGTTGAGCAGTCACATGGCGCCGTTCGATGCAACGACAGCTGCGATGCAg GGTGCAGATGGGACGCAGATGTACGTGAGCCAGGCGGACGGGTTGGCCACGTTCGGTGGTGacgctgccatgtggggcccagaTGGAGGCGCGGATCCTGGCCATCCGATGTTCAGTGCATCTGATCCGTTGATCTACCTCAG ggaCCACGACGTGTTCGACGCCAACTCACAGGTGGCCGGGCTGCACGGCGGCGACCCgtgcgcggccggcggcgccgcggcggcggcggccgcggtggggtgcgtcgacgacgacgtcgccggaggccacgccgccgccgccgacgcgtggaGGCAGGCGTACACCTGCACCGAGCTGCTCTCCACGCTCATCCCCACCACGCCGTTCCCCCTCATGCCG CATTGCCTGGGGCCGGAGGACCAGTACCTGTCGATGGAGCATggcatggtggcggcggcgcaggagccggtggaggcgtcgacggcgagctgcTCCTACGTTCCCAGCGACGAGAACTCCGGCACGCCGGTCATGGCGTACGACAGcaacccgccgccggcgaacatCGCCTGA